In Thunnus albacares chromosome 10, fThuAlb1.1, whole genome shotgun sequence, a single window of DNA contains:
- the ankhd1 gene encoding ankyrin repeat and KH domain-containing protein 1 isoform X3, with the protein MQDAVAGTAMLTDGFEDEIDSVTPRSPAAGMGVGATPGGVGLGGIGIGVGGKKVRLYGEPGGPAAERLDFKLAAAAVLSSGPGSGSDEDEVSEVESFILDQEDLDNPIMKTASELLLSSATDGVDLRTVDPETQARLEALLEAAGIGKLSTADGKAFADPEVLRRLTSSVSCALDEAAAALTRMRAENTLNAGQADNLVIFSRSLAEACSDGDVNAVRKLLDEGRSVNEHTEEGESLLCLACSAGYYELAQVLLAMHANVEDRGIKGDITPLMAAASGGYVDIVKLLLVHGADVNAQSSTGNTALTYACAGGFVDVVKVLLKEGANIEDHNENGHTPLMEAASAGHVEVARVLLEYGAGINTHSNEFKESALTLACYKGHLDMVRFLLEAGADQEHKTDEMHTALMEACMSQDGHVEVARLLLDSGAQVNMPADSFESPLTLAACGGHVELAALLIERGANLEEVNDEGYTPLMEAAREGHEEMVALLLAQGANINAQTEETQETALTLACCGGFLEVADFLIKAGADIELGCSTPLMEAAQEGHLELVKYLLAAGANVHATTATGDTALTYACENGHTDVADVLLQAGANLEHESEGGRTPLMKAARAGHLCTVQFLISKGANVNRATANNDHTVVSLACAGGHLAVVELLLAHGADPTHRLKDGSTMLIEAAKGGHTNVVSYLLDYPNNILSVPAPDLSQLTPPSQDASQVPRVPFQALAMVVPPQEPDRAPSNIATPPPVSSKGVSKQRQAALQPGVPSSVGRGPEAEPLPPFHLCQPLECIVEETEGKLNELGQRISAIEKAQLQSLELIQGEPLTKDKIEELKKSREEQKKKKILKELQKVERQLQLKTQQQFTKEYMEAKGLKEEQEAGQSQGPGPGPGSTTSAPGPLPTTPGAQVHTSSDTDEEANKDEEQPGEEGEEEEEEEDDDEEECSEDEVEGEEDDYTKLPQVDTILYRDGPQPPQQPPLPPSPQAQPQPPPPPLQAAFVPIQPLPDYNPADYPGSTSPELQRVLVGQQMLGQQQQGQGQQLAGLGPGMIPQQAPDGLMVATPAQTLTDTLDDIMAAVSSRVPMLNTTTSPTPLSQPPTQTPANIASPPSVLPLYPSVDIDAHTESNHDTALTLACAGGHEELVSVLIARGANIEHRDKKGFTPLILAATAGHVGVVEVLLDKGGDIEAQSERTKDTPLSLACSGGRQEVVELLLLRGANKEHRNVSDYTPLSLAASGGYVNIIKILLNAGAEINSRTGSKLGISPLMLAAMNGHVPAVKLLLDMGSDINAQIETNRNTALTLACFQGRAEVVSLLLDRKANVEHRAKTGLTPLMEAASGGYAEVGRVLLDKGADVNAPPVPSSRDTALTIAADKGHYKFCELLINRGAHIDVRNKKGNTPLWLAANGGHFDVVQLLVHASADVDAADNRKITPLMAAFRKGHVKVVQYLVKEVNQFPSDIECMRYIATIADKELLKKCHQCMETIVKAKDQQAAEANKNASILLKELDLEKSREESKKQALAAKREKRKEKRKKKKEEQKRKQEEEEGQKTKEESSDMQEQKEDSADESEVPIEPPSATTTTTIGISATSTTFTTAFGKKRASVATTPSTNRKNKKNKTKDSSPNEPIILQDPQVALAQHKADKNKIHGEPRGGGGGVTGGNSDSDPLDSTDCASESSSSGGKSQELNYLPDLTSSASSSSSSSSSSSSSVPSSGAAQAHLPGPEKRHCPQPLTEGKVDNKVTVSISKPTQKALDTSDSTSNSLPSPFKTMALPVTSPNSKLSLTSPKRGQKREEGWKEVVRRSKKLSVPASVVSRIMGRGGCNITAIQDVTGAHIDVDKQKDKNGERMITIRGGTESTRYAVQLINALIQDPAKELEDLIPRNHIRAPGSKTTATSFPSTTGATSGSTTGPKALSSLVTSTGVSFQPSSSSSSSSSQAGGKIGKGLSSNVRQPFPVSLPLAYAHPQLALLAAQTMHQIRHPRLPMAQFGGTFSPAASTWGPFPVRPVSPGSASSSPKHNGGTNSTAGQARSNSTQSEHSNTASSGAPVTTTTTTTTSAPNTSSAAASPHTPNPTPYNPQPSVPTPSSVRKQLFAPDPKPAGVTPVSVAATATSGSNAVRGTGSPAHHSSTTTTANALQHSVGPISQPPLQPTKTEPTAVAPPGKDKPSLPVENQPASVSESINSVGFTAPAMALPPKPEPRQQLPPPPSSVPSTEAPPPLLNPQPSTHLPSVPPPVLSHNVAHPNNTVPHFSAPAPRVSHRMQPPGPYYSLPEQQQQQQTQQQSMFVPFNAQQEPPKQTQNQTSQPTSLPPQAQAQAQAQAQGSLQVSANLGMMNGSQMQHVANAGKPQQIPPNFGPAGLFNFSSIFDNNNQVGNNQVWGACHLPARSPPEQSYSAPPAYMSMGQMENMMPPPPPDSSKAPGYRSASQRMVNSPIALTSYATSISGSPVYLHGHTAVGTPSFSRQHFSPHPWSASTSGESPVPPPSTVSSSTLSTSAVAPPPQPKPGSSSQQDRKVPPPIGTERLARIRQTGSVNPPLLTTSYTASVGQGGIWSFGVGSASEAMSGWSQPLMSSHMMHPQLQAEQSAFSQHQPMEQDDTGIANPANNYHQPQHMPNSYMDFPKGMPMSMYGGTMMPPHPPMAEGPGGPMYNGLHAGDPAWSPIIKVVPNNADNSDPQQQVWPGTWAPHVGNVHLNHVN; encoded by the exons GTGGAGTCATTCATTTTGGACCAGGAGGACCTAGATAACCCCATCATGAAGACAGCATCAGAGTTGCTTTTGTCCAGCGCCACAGACGGAGTAGATTTGAGGACTGTTGATCCAGAGACACAGGCCCGACTTGAAGCTCTACTGGAAGCCGCAG GCATCGGTAAACTGTCCACTGCCGATGGTAAAGCTTTTGCAGACCCTGAGGTGCTACGGCGACTGACGTCATCTGTGAGTTGTGCCTTGGATGAGGCTGCGGCAGCCCTGACTCGTATGAgagctgaaaacacactcaACGCCGGCCAAGCCGACAA TCTGGTTATTTTCAGCCGTAGTTTAGCAGAGGCGTGCTCAGATGGGGATGTCAACGCTGTGCGCAAATTGCTGGATGAGGGACGGAGTGTCAACGAACacacagaggaaggagagagccTGCTGTGCCTCGCCTGCTCGGCTGGCTACTATGAACTTGCACAG GTTTTGTTGGCCATGCATGCCAATGTGGAGGACCGGGGCATAAAAGGGGACATAACGCCACTCATGGCTGCTGCCAGTGGAGGTTATGTGGACATTGTCAAACTGCTCCTGGTCCACGGGGCAGATGTTAATGCACAATCCTCCACAG GCAACACAGCTCTGACGTACGCATGTGCTGGTGGCTTCGTGGATGTGGTGAAGGTGCTGCTGAAAGAGGGTGCTAACATTGAGGACCACAACGAGAACGGACACACACCTCTTATGGAGGCGGCCAGTGCTGGCCACGTGGAGGTGGCCAGAGTACTCTTGGAGTATGGCGCCGGCATCAACACACACTCCAATGAGTTCAAAGAGAGTGCTCTTACATTAGCTTGCTACAAAG GTCACTTGGATATGGTGCGTTTTCTGTTGGAGGCTGGAGCAGACCAGGAACATAAGACGGATGAGATGCACACCGCACTGATGGAGGCTTGCATG TCCCAGGACGGCCATGTGGAGGTGGCGCGGCTGCTGTTGGACAGCGGTGCGCAGGTCAACATGCCAGCTGATTCCTTCGAGTCGCCCCTCACCCTCGCAGCCTGTGGAGGACACGTAGAGCTGGCAGCCTTGCTCATAGAGAGGGGAGCCAACTTGGAGGAG GTTAATGATGAGGGCTACACTCCCCTGATGGAGGCAGCTAGAGAAGGCCACGAGGAGATGGTAGCACTGCTGCTGGCTCAAG GTGCTAACATCAACGCCCAGACAGAGGAGACCCAGGAGACAGCTCTGACACTAGCATGCTGTGGAGGCTTCTTGGAAGTGGCTGACTTCCTCATCAAGGCGGGGGCCGACATTGAGTTGGGCTGCTCCACTCCTCTAATGGAGGCTGCACAAGAAGGCCATCTGGAGTTGGTCAAATACTTGCTGGCTGCAG GGGCAAATGTTCATGCCACCACGGCGACGGGTGACACAGCGTTGACGTACGCGTGCGAGAACGGGCACACTGATGTAGCGGATGTGCTGCTGCAGGCTGGAGCCAACTTG GAACATGAGTCTGAAGGGGGGCGGACGCCCTTAATGAAGGCAGCAAGGGCGGGACATCTCTGTACAGTGCAGTTCCTTATCAGCAAAG GTGCTAATGTGAACAGGGCTACAGCCAATAATGATCACACAGTAGTGTCTCTGGCCTGTGCTGGAGGACATCTGGCTGTAGTGGAGTTGCTGCTGGCACATGGGGCGGATCCTACACACAGACTCAAA GATGGTTCGACCATGTTGATAGAAGCTGCTAAGGGTGGCCACACTAATGTGGTGTCCTACCTGTTGGACTACCCCAACAACATCCTGTCTGTCCCAGCCCCTGATCTCTCCCAGCTCACTCCCCCCTCGCAAGATGCCTCTCAG GTTCCTCGTGTCCCATTCCAAGCTCTCGCCATGGTGGTGCCCCCTCAGGAGCCTGACCGAGCCCCATCAAACATTGCCACACCCCCACCTGTCTCCAGCAAAG GCGTGTCCAAACAGAGACAGGCAGCCCTTCAGCCCGGTGTCCCCAGCTCAGTCGGCCGGGGGCCTGAAGCAGAGCCTCTGCCGCCCTTCCATTTGTGCCAGCCTCTAGAGTGCATTGTGGAGGAGACGGAGGGTAAGCTGAACGAGCTGGGCCAGAGGATCAGCGCTATCGAAAAAGCCCAACTTCAGTCGCTAGAGCTCATTCAGGGGGAGCCGCTCACCAAAGACAAGATTGAGGAGCTgaaaaagagcagagaggagcag aagaagaagaaaattttAAAGGAGTTGCAGAAGGTAGAACgccagctgcagctgaaaacacagcaacagTTCACCAAAGAGTACATGGAGGCGAAGGGCTtaaaggaggagcaggaggccGGACAGAGCCAGGGCCCCGGCCCGGGGCCTGGAAGTACGACGTCTGCTCCAGGGCCCCTTCCCACCACACCAGGTGCCCAAGTACACACCAGCTCCGACACGGATGAAGAGGCCAACAAAGACGAGGAGCAGccaggagaggagggggaagag gaggaggaagaggaagacgaTGATGAAGAGGAGTGTTCGGAGGATGAGGTGGAAGGAGAAGAGGACGATTACACCAAGCTTCCTCAGGTGGACACAATTCTCTACAGGGATGGGCCACAGCCGCCACAGCAGCCTCCTCTGCCCCCTTCACCACAGGCCCAGCCCCAGCCTCCCCCTCCGCCTCTTCAGGCTGCCTTCGTTCCTATCCAACCGCTGCCAGACTACAACCCTGCAGACTACCCGGGAAGTACTAGCCCAGAGCTGCAGAGGGTACTGGTAGGGCAGCAGATGCTGGGCCAACAGCAGCAAGGCCAGGGTCAACAGTTGGCTGGGTTAGGCCCAGGAATGATACCTCAGCAGGCCCCAGATGGGCTCATGGTAGCCACACCTGCACAGACGCTCACAGACACGCTGGATGACATCATGGCAG CTGTCAGCAGCCGCGTGCCCATGCTGAACACTACAACCTCACCCACACCCCTGTCCCAGCCGCCCACACAGACGCCTGCAAACATCGCCTCACCACCCTCTGTCCTACCCCTCTATCCCTCTGTTGACATAGATGCACAT ACGGAGAGTAACCACGACACGGCGCTGACACTGGCATGTGCAGGAGGGCACGAGGAGCTGGTGTCTGTTCTCATTGCACGAGGAGCCAACATTGAGCACCGGGACAAAAAAG GTTTTACTCCTCTGATCCTGGCTGCCACTGCTGGCCACGTTGGAGTTGTGGAAGTGCTCCTGGACAAAGGGGGTGACATTGAGGCTCAGTCAGAGAGAACCAAAGACACACCCCTCTCCTTGGCTTGCTCTGGGGGACGTCAGGAG GTGGTTGAGTTGCTGCTGCTACGGGGAGCCAATAAGGAACACCGCAACGTTTCAGACTACACACCTCTTAGTCTTGCTGCCTCTGGGGGTTACGTCAACATCATTAAGATACTCCTCAATGCTGGAGCTGAGATCAACTCCAG GACTGGCAGTAAGCTGGGAATCTCTCCTCTGATGCTGGCAGCTATGAATGGTCATGTACCAGCAGTGAAGCTGTTGCTAGATATGGGCTCGGACATCAACGCCCAGATTGAgaccaacagaaacacagctcTAACCCTAGCCTGCTTCCAGGGGCGGGCTGAGGTCGTCAGTCTGCTGCTAGATCGCAAGGCCAACGTAGAGCACCGTGCTAAG ACTGGTCTTACTCCTCTGATGGAGGCAGCGTCAGGAGGTTATGCAGAGGTGGGTCGAGTGCTACTGGATAAAGGCGCTGATGTCAATGCTCCCCCTGTTCCCTCATCCCGAGACACTGCCCTTACAATTGCTGCCGACAAGGGCCACTACAAGTTTTGTGAGCTGCTTATCAACAG AGGTGCCCATATCGATGTACGTAACAAGAAAGGGAACACGCCTCTCTGGTTGGCGGCAAACGGCGGTCATTTTGACGTGGTCCAGCTCTTGGTACATGCCAGTGCTGATGTGGATGCAGCCGACAACCGCAAGATTACCCCACTCATGGCTGCTTTTCGCAAG GGTCATGTAAAAGTGGTGCAGTACCTTGTGAAGGAGGTCAACCAATTCCCATCAGATATTGAGTGCATGAGATATATTGCCACCATTGCTGACAAG GAGCTGTTGAAGAAGTGCCACCAGTGCATGGAGACCATTGTCAAAGCCAAAGACCAGCAGGCAGCTGAGGCAAACAAGAACGCTAGCATTCTCCTCAAGGAGCTAGACCTGGAGAAG TCTCGGGAGGAGAGCAAGAAACAGGCCCTGGCTGCCAAGCGTGAGAAGCGCAAGGAGAAAcgcaagaagaagaaggaggagcagaagaggaagcaggaggaagaggaagggcaGAAAACTAAGGAGGAGTCCTCTGACATGCAGGAGCAGAAGGAAGATTCAGCTGATG aATCAGAGGTTCCTATTGAGCCTCCCAGTGcaactaccaccaccaccattgGTATATCTGCCACTTCCACCACTTTCACTACAGCTTTTGGTAAGAAGCGAGCAAGCGTGGCCACTACCCCAAGCACCAATCGcaagaacaaaaagaacaagaccAAGGACTCTTCGCCTAATGAACCCATCATATTACAGGATCCGCAG GTTGCACTAGCACAGCACAAGGCTGACAAGAACAAGATCCATGGTGAGCCACGGGGTGGGGGCGGGGGAGTGACTGGTGGTAACAGCGATTCCGACCCCTTGGATAGCACCGACTGTGCcagtgagagcagcagcagcgggggCAAGAGTCAGGAGCTCAACTACCTCCCTGACCTCACCTcatccgcctcctcctcctcctcctcttcctcctcctcctcttcttcagtcCCCTCTTCAGGAGCGGCCCAGGCCCATCTGCCTGGCCCAGAGAAAAGACACTGTcctcagcctctgactgaagGCAAGGTGGACAACAAAGTCACAGTCTCCATCTCAAAACCAACGCAAAA AGCTCTGGACACGAGCGACTCAACCTCCAACTCCCTGCCCTCTCCATTCAAGACCATGGCTCTTCCCGTCACTTCACCCAACAGTAAGCTCAGCCTCACAAGCCCCAAGAGAGGccagaagagagaagaaggtTGGAAGGAGGTGGTCAGGAG ATCAAAGAAGCTGTCTGTGCCAGCCTCCGTTGTGTCCAGGATCATGGGCCGAGGAGGCTGCAACATCACAGCCATCCAGGACGTGACTGGAGCTCACATCGACGTGGACAAACAGAAGGACAAGAACGGGGAGAGGATGATCACCATAAG AGGAGGCACAGAGTCTACAAGGTATGCAGTCCAGCTGATCAACGCTCTAATCCAAGACCCAGCCAAAGAGCTTGAGGATCTGATCCCCCGGAATCACATTAGAGCCCCAGGCTCTAAAACGACCGCAACTTCCTTCCCCAGTACCACAGGGGCCACCAGCGGTTCAACCACTGGGCCAAAGGCCCTGAGCTCGTTGGTCACCTCAACAGGCGTCTCGTTCCAGCCCTCTTCATCCTCGTCTTCGTCCTCCTCTCAGGCAGGGGGAAAGATTGGGAAGGGGTTGTCATCAAACGTCAGACAGCCTTTCCCAGTGTCTCTGCCTCTGGCGTACGCCCACCCCCAGCTGGCTTTACTGGCTGCTCAGACCATGCACCAGATCAGACACCCTCGTCTACCCATGGCCCAGTTTGGTGGCACCTTCTCTCCTGCCGCCAGCACCTGGGGACCCTTCCCTGTGCGACCTGTGAGCCCCGGCAGTGCTAGCAGCTCCCCCAAACACAACGGAGGAACCAACAGCACTGCAGGCCAGGCCAGGTCCAACTCGACCCAAAGTGAGCACAGCAACACAGCCAGCTCAGGAGCCCCAGTCacgaccaccaccaccaccaccaccagtgctCCTAATACATCGTCAGCAGCAGCCTCGCCTCATACCCCTAATCCCACCCCATACAATCCCCAGCCGAGTGTCCCCACCCCTTCCTCCGTCAGAAAACAGCTCTTCGCCCCTGACCCCAAGCCCGCCGGTGTCACCCCTGTGTCTGTTGCTGCCACTGCTACTAGTGGCAGCAATGCAGTACGAGGCACAGGGTCCCCTGCACATCACAGTTCCACTACAACCACCGCTAATGCCCTTCAGCACTCAGTCGGACCCATCTCACAGCCCCCCCTCCAGCCAACTAAAACGGAGCCCACTGCCGTTGCCCCTCCTGGAAAAGACAAGCCCTCTCTACCTGTAGAGAATCAGCCTGCTTCTGTCAGTGAGAGCATCAACTCTGTGGGTTTCACTGCCCCTGCCATGGCTTTACCTCCCAAACCAGAGCCTCGGCAGCAGTtacctccccctccctcctctgtaCCGTCCACAGAGGCACCACCACCCCTCCTCAACCCGCAGCCCAGCACCCATCTCCCCTCAGtacctcctcctgtcctctcacACAATGTTGCACACCCCAACAACACTGTACCCCACTTCTCAGCCCCAGCGCCCAGAGTCTCCCATCGTATGCAGCCACCAGGGCCTTACTATTCCCTTCctgagcagcaacagcagcagcagacacaacaacaaTCTATGTTTGTGCCCTTCAACGCTCAGCAAGAACCCCCTAAACAGACCCAAAACCAGACGTCTCAGCCCACAAGTTTGCCTCCACAGGCCCAAGCCCAAGCTCAAGCCCAGGCTCAGGGCTCCCTTCAGGTCTCTGCTAACCTGGGGATGATGAACGGTTCCCAGATGCAGCATGTGGCCAATGCAGGCAAGCCTCAGCAGATACCCCCCAACTTCGGTCCTGCAGGCCTCTTCAATTTCAGCAGCATCTTTGATAATAATAACCAG GTGGGAAATAATCAGGTGTGGGGTGCATGCCATCTGCCTGCTCGCTCGCCTCCAGAGCAGTCGTACTCAGCCCCACCAGCCTACATGAGTATGGGCCAGATGGAGAATATGATGCCCCCACCTCCTCCAGACAGTTCCAAAGCCCCTGGCTACCGTTCTGCCTCCCAGAGGATGGTCAACAGCCCCATCG CGTTGACCAGCTATGCCACCAGTATCTCTGGCAGTCCAGTGTATCTGCACGGTCATACAGCAGTTGGCACGCCCTCATTCAGCAGACAGCACTTTTCCCCTCATCCCTGGAGTGCATCCACATCAG GTGAGTCTCCTGTACCGCCTCCCTCTACAGTGTCATCCTCCACCCTTTCCACTTCAGCCGTGGCCCCGCCTCCCCAGCCTAAGCCAGGCAGCTCCTCGCAGCAGGACCGGAAGGTTCCCCCACCCATCGGCACAGAGCGGCTGGCAAGGATCAGGCAGACGGGTTCAGTCAACCCACCTCTCCTCACCACCAGCTACACGGCATCTGTTGGACAGGGAGGCATATGGTCATTTGGTGTTGGCAGTGCTTCAG AGGCCATGTCTGGTTGGTCCCAGCCACTGATGAGCAGCCACATGATGCACCCTCAGCTGCAGGCAGAGCAGTCAGCCTTCTCTCAGCACCAGCCCATGGAGCAGGACGACACAGGCATCGCAAACCCTGCTAACAACTACCACCAGCCGCAGCATATGCCCAACAGTTACATGGACTTCCCAAAG GGAATGCCTATGTCAATGTATGGAGGAACCATGATGCCCCCTCATCCTCCCATGGCAGAGGGACCGGGGGGACCGATGTACAATGGTTTGCACGCAGGTGACCCCGCATGGAGCCCCATTATCAAAGTGGTCCCAAACAATGCAGATAACTCAGACCCACAACAGCAG GTGTGGCCTGGTACCTGGGCACCTCATGTGGGCAATGTGCACCTGAACCACGTCAACTAG